Proteins encoded within one genomic window of Nitrospira sp.:
- a CDS encoding PCP reductase family protein translates to MHTEGVDERLSQEGQPAWFVRTECRPCRWVVGVDVPAGQADGLVDRILWSDDAKHRLDRVPPYAVPLLRELVEGFAKARQQRVITYDLIDQAQTGDVVSWDPDAEQRLANVPAPVRAMARVELERTAVDRGARVVTVALMEEVKARYFGMAAQKQ, encoded by the coding sequence ATGCATACCGAGGGGGTGGATGAGCGACTCTCGCAAGAGGGGCAGCCTGCCTGGTTTGTCCGGACGGAGTGTCGTCCGTGTCGCTGGGTGGTTGGTGTCGACGTCCCCGCAGGACAAGCCGACGGGCTCGTCGATCGAATACTGTGGTCCGATGATGCGAAGCATCGCTTGGATCGCGTCCCGCCCTATGCCGTGCCGCTGTTACGTGAGTTGGTGGAGGGGTTTGCCAAGGCCAGGCAGCAGAGGGTGATCACCTACGATCTGATCGACCAGGCGCAAACCGGCGATGTTGTCTCCTGGGATCCCGACGCTGAACAGCGGTTGGCCAATGTGCCGGCGCCCGTTCGCGCCATGGCACGGGTTGAATTGGAGCGTACGGCCGTCGACCGTGGCGCGCGTGTCGTGACGGTGGCATTGATGGAAGAAGTCAAAGCGCGATACTTCGGCATGGCTGCTCAGAAACAATAA